One window from the genome of Streptomyces sp. WZ-12 encodes:
- the ettA gene encoding energy-dependent translational throttle protein EttA, with amino-acid sequence MAEYIYTMRKARKAHGDKVILDDVTLAFLPGAKIGVVGPNGAGKSTVLKIMAGLEQPSNGDAFLSPGYTVGMLLQEPPLDESKTVLENVQDGAREIMDKLKRFNEVAELMATDYSDALMEEMGKLQEDLDHAGAWDLDTQLEQAMDALGCPPGDWPVTNLSGGERRRVALCKLLLEAPDLLLLDEPTNHLDAESVQWLEQHLAKYPGTVVAVTHDRYFLDNVAGWICEVDRGRLHGYEGNYSKYLETKQTRLKVEGQKDAKRAKRLKDELEWVRSNAKGRQAKSKARLARYEEMAAEADKMRKLDFEEIQIPPGPRLGNVVVEVNNLSKAFGEKVLIEDLSFTLPRNGIVGVIGPNGAGKTTLFKMIQGLETPDAGDIKVGETVKVSYVDQSRENIDPKKTLWAVVSDELDYINVGQVEMPSRAYVSAFGFKGPDQQKPAGVLSGGERNRLNLALTLKQGGNLLLLDEPTNDLDVETLSSLENALLDFPGCAVVVSHDRWFLDRVATHILAYEGNSKWFWFEGNFESYEKNKIERLGADAARPHRATYKKLTRG; translated from the coding sequence TTGGCTGAGTACATCTACACGATGCGCAAGGCGCGTAAGGCGCACGGCGACAAGGTCATCCTCGATGACGTGACGCTCGCCTTCCTGCCGGGCGCGAAGATCGGCGTCGTGGGCCCCAACGGCGCCGGTAAGTCCACGGTGCTGAAGATCATGGCCGGTCTTGAGCAGCCGTCGAACGGTGACGCCTTCCTCTCGCCCGGTTACACCGTCGGCATGCTCCTCCAGGAGCCGCCGCTCGACGAGTCGAAGACGGTCCTGGAGAACGTCCAGGACGGCGCGCGCGAGATCATGGACAAGCTCAAGCGCTTCAACGAGGTCGCCGAGCTGATGGCGACCGACTACTCCGACGCGCTGATGGAGGAGATGGGCAAGCTCCAGGAAGACCTGGACCACGCAGGCGCCTGGGACCTCGACACCCAGCTTGAGCAGGCCATGGACGCGCTGGGCTGCCCGCCCGGCGACTGGCCGGTCACCAACCTCTCCGGTGGTGAGCGCCGTCGCGTCGCGCTGTGCAAGCTGCTGCTGGAGGCGCCCGACCTGCTGCTCCTCGACGAGCCCACCAACCACCTCGACGCCGAGTCGGTGCAGTGGCTGGAGCAGCACCTGGCCAAGTACCCCGGCACCGTCGTCGCCGTCACCCACGACCGGTACTTCCTCGACAACGTCGCCGGCTGGATCTGCGAGGTCGACCGCGGCCGCCTGCACGGCTACGAGGGCAACTACTCCAAGTACCTGGAGACCAAGCAGACCCGTCTGAAGGTCGAGGGCCAGAAGGACGCCAAGCGCGCCAAGCGCCTGAAGGACGAGCTGGAGTGGGTCCGCTCCAACGCCAAGGGGCGGCAGGCCAAGTCCAAGGCGCGTCTGGCGCGTTACGAGGAGATGGCCGCCGAGGCGGACAAGATGCGGAAGCTGGACTTCGAGGAGATCCAGATCCCGCCGGGCCCCCGTCTGGGCAACGTCGTCGTCGAGGTCAACAACCTCAGCAAGGCGTTCGGCGAGAAGGTGCTCATCGAGGACCTCAGCTTCACGCTGCCGCGCAACGGCATCGTCGGCGTCATCGGCCCCAACGGTGCCGGTAAGACCACGCTGTTCAAGATGATCCAGGGCCTGGAGACCCCGGACGCCGGCGACATCAAGGTCGGCGAGACCGTCAAGGTCTCCTACGTCGACCAGAGCCGCGAGAACATCGACCCCAAGAAGACCCTGTGGGCCGTGGTCTCCGACGAGCTCGACTACATCAACGTCGGCCAGGTCGAGATGCCCTCGCGGGCCTACGTCTCGGCGTTCGGCTTCAAGGGCCCGGACCAGCAGAAGCCGGCCGGCGTGCTCTCCGGCGGTGAGCGCAACCGCCTCAACCTCGCGCTCACCCTCAAGCAGGGCGGCAACCTGCTGCTCCTCGACGAGCCGACCAACGACCTCGACGTCGAGACGCTGTCCTCCCTGGAGAACGCGCTGCTGGACTTCCCCGGCTGCGCCGTGGTCGTCTCCCACGACCGCTGGTTCCTGGACCGTGTCGCCACGCACATCCTGGCCTACGAGGGCAACTCCAAGTGGTTCTGGTTCGAGGGCAACTTCGAGTCGTACGAGAAGAACAAGATCGAGCGGCTGGGTGCCGACGCGGCCCGTCCGCACCGGGCGACGTACAAGAAGCTGACCCGGGGCTGA
- a CDS encoding LAETG motif-containing sortase-dependent surface protein, producing the protein MLSMKGRGAARLAAAVVASGLIAAGTIATAGTAAADDPAMSHGGATATLGGLKTFDQAVVHGNGGDQRIGAGLFEMSVDHGGTLQTYCIDIHNPTQQQARYQEVPWSASSLHNNADAGKIRWILQNSYPQVNDLAALSAKAGAGQLSEKTAAAGTQVAIWRFSDHAKVDAVDPAAEKLADYLERSAQSVSEPKASLILDPPAVSGKSGSKIGPVTVHTNADSVTVSPASDVPAGVKIVGKDGKPVTSAADGTQLFFDVPKGTADGNTSLTAQAATKVPVGRAFTGIGEHAKSQTQILAGSSESTVSAAATVSWKKQGAIPAITAEKNCSKGGVDVTATNKGDQAFRFQLSGKDYEVAPGASKTVTVPVGEDQPYQITITGAEGFKKTFSGVLDCKTAGTGGQPSPHPSPASAGGTSAGSTGGHGTDLAETGSSSATPVIAGVAVALVVVGGAAVFFLRKKKTRA; encoded by the coding sequence ATGCTTTCGATGAAGGGGCGGGGCGCAGCCCGCCTTGCCGCCGCGGTCGTGGCCTCGGGCCTGATCGCGGCGGGCACGATAGCCACCGCGGGGACCGCCGCGGCGGACGACCCGGCCATGTCGCACGGGGGCGCCACCGCGACGCTCGGCGGTCTGAAGACCTTCGACCAGGCCGTGGTGCACGGCAACGGAGGGGACCAGCGCATCGGTGCCGGCCTCTTCGAGATGTCGGTCGACCACGGCGGCACGCTGCAGACGTACTGCATCGACATACACAACCCGACGCAGCAGCAGGCGCGTTACCAGGAAGTGCCGTGGAGCGCGTCGTCGCTGCACAACAACGCGGACGCGGGCAAGATCCGTTGGATCCTGCAGAACTCCTACCCGCAGGTGAACGACCTGGCGGCGCTCTCCGCCAAGGCCGGTGCCGGGCAGTTGTCGGAGAAGACCGCCGCGGCCGGCACCCAGGTCGCGATCTGGCGCTTCTCCGACCACGCCAAGGTGGACGCCGTCGACCCGGCCGCCGAGAAGCTGGCCGACTACCTGGAGAGGAGCGCGCAGAGCGTCTCCGAGCCCAAGGCGTCGCTGATCCTGGACCCGCCGGCGGTCTCGGGGAAGTCCGGCAGCAAGATCGGCCCGGTCACCGTGCACACCAACGCCGACAGCGTCACCGTCTCCCCGGCGTCGGACGTGCCGGCCGGCGTGAAGATCGTGGGCAAGGACGGCAAGCCGGTCACCAGCGCCGCCGACGGCACCCAGTTGTTCTTCGACGTCCCCAAGGGGACCGCCGACGGCAACACCTCGCTGACCGCGCAGGCCGCGACCAAGGTCCCGGTGGGCCGGGCCTTCACCGGTATCGGTGAACACGCCAAGAGCCAGACCCAGATCCTGGCCGGCTCCAGCGAGTCCACGGTCTCCGCGGCCGCCACCGTCTCCTGGAAGAAGCAGGGCGCGATCCCCGCGATCACCGCGGAGAAGAACTGCTCCAAGGGCGGCGTGGACGTCACCGCCACCAACAAGGGCGACCAGGCGTTCCGCTTCCAGCTCTCCGGCAAGGACTACGAGGTCGCGCCGGGCGCGTCCAAGACGGTGACGGTTCCGGTCGGCGAGGACCAGCCGTACCAGATCACGATCACCGGCGCGGAGGGCTTCAAGAAGACCTTCTCCGGCGTCCTGGACTGCAAGACCGCGGGTACCGGCGGCCAGCCCTCGCCGCACCCCAGCCCGGCCTCGGCCGGCGGCACCAGCGCCGGCAGCACCGGTGGTCACGGCACAGACCTCGCCGAGACCGGTTCCAGCAGCGCCACCCCGGTGATCGCGGGCGTCGCGGTCGCCCTCGTCGTGGTCGGCGGCGCGGCGGTGTTCTTCCTGCGCAAGAAGAAGACCCGGGCGTAA
- a CDS encoding single-stranded DNA-binding protein — protein MKQRSEVACGSDVIKKERRDEVTRKRGTFMNDTMVTLVGNVATAVEHRETAAGVPVARFRMAATSRRWDKARECWTDGETSFYTVRSWRALADNVAASVAVGEPLVVQGRLRVREGEQAPEKGGQRWFAVEVDAFAIGHDLSRGTSAFRRVVRVRNVSERSQRGAEVGALGKVESDTTAGMRGPADRRAAASTGAARGPGNSPQKVSVP, from the coding sequence GTGAAGCAGCGAAGTGAAGTGGCGTGTGGAAGCGATGTCATAAAGAAGGAACGACGCGACGAAGTAACGCGGAAACGGGGGACTTTCATGAACGACACGATGGTGACGCTGGTGGGGAACGTGGCCACGGCGGTGGAGCACCGGGAGACCGCGGCGGGGGTTCCGGTGGCGCGGTTCCGGATGGCGGCGACTTCGCGGCGGTGGGACAAGGCGCGGGAGTGCTGGACCGACGGGGAGACGAGTTTCTATACCGTGCGGTCCTGGCGCGCGCTCGCGGACAATGTCGCGGCATCGGTGGCGGTCGGCGAACCGCTCGTCGTACAGGGGAGGTTGCGGGTGCGGGAGGGGGAACAGGCGCCGGAGAAGGGGGGACAGCGCTGGTTCGCGGTCGAGGTCGACGCCTTCGCGATCGGGCACGACCTTTCGCGCGGGACGTCCGCATTCCGTCGGGTGGTGAGGGTGCGGAATGTGTCCGAGAGGAGTCAACGGGGGGCGGAAGTGGGGGCGTTGGGAAAGGTTGAATCGGATACGACGGCGGGAATGAGGGGGCCCGCGGATCGTCGGGCGGCGGCGTCGACAGGGGCGGCGAGAGGGCCCGGCAATTCGCCACAGAAGGTGTCTGTGCCCTGA
- a CDS encoding acyl-CoA thioesterase yields the protein MRYLYSCPLRWSDMDANGHVNNAVFVRYLEEARIDYMRRLAPGGDSAAFKGGSVVARHEVDYLRQLVYRPEPVTVELWVKKISAASLTVGYEVKDADTVYLRAATVVVPFDFAAGRPRRLMAEEKAILKEYLDDAAHQEGAVAG from the coding sequence GTGCGGTACCTGTACTCCTGCCCCCTGCGCTGGTCGGACATGGACGCCAACGGCCATGTCAACAACGCGGTGTTCGTCCGCTACCTCGAAGAGGCGCGGATCGACTACATGCGACGGCTGGCGCCGGGGGGCGACAGTGCGGCGTTCAAGGGCGGCTCGGTCGTGGCGCGCCACGAGGTCGACTACCTGCGGCAGTTGGTGTACCGGCCGGAGCCGGTGACCGTCGAGCTGTGGGTGAAGAAGATCAGTGCCGCGTCGCTGACGGTGGGGTACGAGGTGAAGGACGCGGACACGGTCTATCTGCGGGCCGCGACCGTGGTCGTGCCGTTCGACTTCGCCGCGGGGCGGCCGCGTCGCCTCATGGCGGAGGAGAAGGCGATCCTCAAGGAATACCTGGACGACGCCGCGCATCAGGAAGGGGCCGTCGCGGGATGA
- a CDS encoding GTPase, translating to MPGGARRAVGEGLRSRLDALRELIALSRSRLDGTALDEAGRVLETADERYRLSGEHTVVALAGATGSGKSSLFNVLAGAPRSEVGARRPTTGESVACVWSGGRPGAEGLLRRLGVPVHRRHTPAQGSPELAGLVLLDLPDHDSSATSNREQVDRMLKLVDAVIWVVDPEKYADAVLHERYLRPLAGYAEVTFVVLNQVDRLPGDAADQVVDDLRRLLDEDGLALGEHGEPGAEVMALSAATGEGVAELREALAQFVAERGAADRRLTADVDTAAERLRAAYVAESRVGLTERAREEFDDRLAEAVGAAATGRAAERDWLWLAERACGSPWSRLRSRRKGWRAARPGAMTAAGGGGNGTGAVRIAGPRTGAGDAGAEAGRGEERLRNEEEHRVGEGRGGKGRTASAAVVGSGWGEDGRAAARPVVEQAVRGVAVEAAQGLPVPWAQAVREAAVRGAEGLPEALDAVAAEAEGALRRGPEGKPRWWSVAAALQGLLFVLQVVGVLWVLGSVTDVVATSEWLSGLVPAVVGSVGGPALTWLCGLAARGPARRYGQEAERRLRGAAAGCGRARVLEPVAAELLRYREVRERYAVASGV from the coding sequence GTGCCTGGTGGGGCGCGACGGGCCGTAGGAGAGGGCCTGCGGTCCCGGTTGGACGCGTTGCGGGAGCTGATCGCGCTGTCCCGGAGCCGGCTGGACGGGACGGCGTTGGACGAGGCCGGGCGGGTGCTGGAGACGGCGGACGAGCGGTACCGGCTGTCCGGCGAGCACACCGTCGTCGCCCTCGCGGGGGCGACCGGCAGCGGGAAGTCGTCGCTGTTCAACGTCCTGGCGGGGGCGCCCCGTTCGGAGGTCGGCGCGCGTCGACCGACGACCGGCGAATCGGTGGCCTGCGTCTGGTCCGGTGGCCGGCCGGGCGCGGAGGGGTTGCTGCGCCGGCTCGGGGTGCCGGTGCACCGCCGGCACACCCCCGCACAGGGCAGCCCCGAACTGGCCGGGCTGGTCCTGCTCGACCTTCCCGACCACGACTCCTCGGCCACCAGCAACCGCGAACAGGTCGACCGCATGCTGAAGTTGGTGGACGCGGTGATCTGGGTGGTGGACCCGGAGAAGTACGCGGACGCGGTGCTCCACGAGCGGTATCTGCGGCCGTTGGCGGGCTACGCCGAGGTCACGTTCGTGGTGCTCAACCAGGTGGACCGGCTACCGGGCGACGCCGCCGACCAGGTGGTCGACGATCTGCGCCGGCTGCTGGACGAGGACGGGTTGGCGCTCGGCGAGCACGGGGAACCGGGGGCGGAGGTCATGGCGCTCTCCGCCGCGACCGGTGAAGGGGTGGCGGAACTACGGGAGGCGCTCGCCCAGTTCGTCGCCGAACGGGGCGCGGCGGACCGCCGGCTGACGGCGGACGTGGACACCGCGGCGGAACGGCTGCGGGCGGCGTATGTCGCGGAGAGCCGGGTGGGGCTGACCGAACGGGCCAGGGAGGAGTTCGACGACCGGCTGGCCGAGGCGGTGGGGGCGGCGGCCACCGGGCGGGCGGCGGAACGGGACTGGCTGTGGCTCGCGGAGCGGGCGTGCGGCTCACCGTGGTCGCGGCTGCGGTCCCGGCGGAAGGGCTGGAGAGCGGCGCGGCCGGGCGCGATGACGGCGGCGGGCGGGGGCGGCAACGGCACGGGGGCGGTGCGGATCGCCGGGCCGCGTACCGGGGCGGGGGACGCCGGTGCCGAGGCGGGCCGTGGTGAGGAGCGGCTCCGGAACGAGGAAGAGCACCGTGTTGGGGAGGGGCGAGGCGGAAAGGGACGTACCGCTTCCGCGGCGGTTGTTGGCTCCGGGTGGGGTGAAGACGGGCGGGCGGCGGCGCGGCCGGTGGTGGAGCAGGCGGTCCGGGGCGTGGCGGTCGAGGCGGCGCAGGGGCTTCCGGTGCCGTGGGCGCAGGCGGTGCGGGAGGCGGCGGTGCGGGGCGCCGAGGGGCTGCCGGAGGCGCTGGACGCGGTGGCGGCCGAGGCCGAGGGGGCGTTGCGCCGCGGGCCGGAGGGGAAGCCGCGGTGGTGGTCGGTGGCGGCCGCGCTGCAGGGGTTGCTGTTCGTGTTGCAAGTGGTCGGTGTGTTGTGGGTGTTGGGTTCTGTGACGGATGTGGTCGCGACGTCGGAGTGGTTGTCGGGGCTGGTGCCCGCCGTCGTGGGCTCGGTGGGCGGGCCGGCGTTGACCTGGCTGTGCGGGCTGGCGGCCCGGGGGCCGGCCCGGCGGTACGGGCAGGAGGCCGAGCGGCGGTTGCGGGGGGCGGCGGCCGGGTGCGGGCGGGCGCGGGTGCTGGAGCCGGTGGCCGCGGAACTCCTGCGGTACCGCGAGGTGCGGGAGCGGTACGCGGTGGCGTCGGGCGTGTGA
- a CDS encoding dynamin family protein, which translates to MDVGPRLIDALSVLRDRVDAARFPLPLGGAARARRNRAELLSQLDDYVMPRLRAPKAPLLAVIGGSTGAGKSTLVNSLVGRRVSEAGVLRPTTRTPVLVCHPDDHRWFAGQRVLPGFARVWVPEQDGGEGTARGDGREGGSDAGRGRDGCEPGAPTVRIETDSALPGGLALLDAPDIDSLVAGNRELAAELICAADVWVLVTTAARYADAVPWHLLRTAKEYDVTLVTVLDRVPHQIAPEISARYAELLQRAGLGHVPRFTIPELPESAGGGRGLLPATAVAGLREWLERHAQDPVARNAAAERTASGVIASLRSRLPALAGAAAAQHAAALRLAGRVEEAYEAAAERVRGEVAAGEVLAGDARAHWHAHRLGGRADELLDALTQGLAALLACAVEAADERAAGAWRHDPAAAEVVRTAADGAAGAAGRIGVVVRRWRRCLEELAEEETREARGGQAGERNDPVDAEEPAALLATALLGGRRARTAGENLADLLGAQSALRLCDQGARLLTTYLERALDGERERRLAPLDRLTVAPDQQAELIAALSVVQREQRRRRSVERADRAGQWETERGRPVADRCEREAVTG; encoded by the coding sequence TTGGACGTAGGACCCCGGCTGATCGATGCACTGTCCGTTCTGCGGGACCGTGTCGACGCCGCACGTTTTCCGCTGCCGCTCGGGGGCGCCGCCCGCGCCCGGCGCAACCGGGCCGAGCTGCTCTCCCAACTGGACGACTATGTGATGCCCCGCCTGCGCGCCCCTAAGGCACCGCTCCTCGCCGTCATCGGGGGCTCCACGGGGGCGGGCAAGTCCACCCTGGTCAACTCGTTGGTGGGGCGGCGGGTCTCGGAGGCGGGGGTGCTGCGGCCCACGACCCGTACGCCGGTGCTGGTCTGCCATCCCGATGACCACCGCTGGTTCGCCGGGCAGCGGGTGCTGCCCGGGTTCGCCCGGGTGTGGGTGCCGGAGCAGGACGGCGGTGAAGGGACCGCGCGGGGCGATGGCAGGGAGGGCGGGAGCGATGCGGGGCGCGGTCGGGACGGGTGTGAGCCGGGGGCGCCGACCGTGCGGATCGAGACGGATTCCGCGCTGCCCGGTGGCTTGGCGCTGCTGGACGCCCCGGACATCGACTCGTTGGTGGCCGGCAACCGCGAGCTGGCCGCCGAGCTGATCTGCGCGGCCGACGTCTGGGTCCTGGTCACCACGGCGGCCCGGTACGCGGACGCGGTGCCCTGGCATCTGCTGCGCACCGCCAAGGAGTACGACGTCACGCTGGTCACCGTGCTGGACCGGGTGCCGCACCAGATCGCCCCCGAGATCTCCGCGCGCTACGCCGAACTGTTGCAGCGCGCCGGGCTCGGCCATGTGCCCCGGTTCACCATTCCCGAGCTGCCCGAATCGGCGGGCGGGGGCCGTGGGTTGCTGCCCGCGACTGCGGTGGCCGGGCTGCGGGAGTGGCTGGAACGGCATGCGCAGGACCCCGTGGCCCGTAATGCGGCCGCTGAACGGACCGCTTCCGGGGTCATCGCCTCGTTGCGCAGCCGGCTGCCCGCGCTGGCCGGGGCCGCCGCCGCGCAGCACGCCGCGGCGCTGCGGCTGGCCGGCCGGGTCGAGGAGGCGTACGAGGCGGCCGCGGAGCGGGTGCGGGGCGAGGTCGCGGCCGGCGAGGTCCTGGCCGGTGACGCCCGCGCGCACTGGCACGCGCACAGGCTCGGTGGCCGCGCCGACGAACTGCTGGACGCGCTGACCCAGGGCCTGGCCGCGCTGCTGGCCTGCGCCGTCGAGGCGGCCGACGAGCGGGCGGCGGGGGCCTGGCGGCACGATCCCGCCGCGGCCGAGGTGGTACGGACCGCGGCGGACGGGGCCGCGGGTGCCGCCGGGCGGATCGGCGTGGTCGTCCGGCGTTGGCGGCGCTGCCTGGAGGAGCTCGCCGAGGAGGAGACCCGCGAGGCGCGCGGCGGCCAGGCCGGCGAACGGAACGACCCGGTGGACGCCGAGGAACCGGCGGCCCTACTGGCCACCGCGCTGTTGGGCGGGCGTCGGGCTCGTACGGCGGGGGAGAACCTCGCCGACCTCTTGGGGGCGCAGAGCGCGCTGCGGTTGTGCGACCAGGGCGCGCGGCTGCTGACCACGTACCTGGAACGCGCCCTCGACGGTGAACGGGAGCGCCGGCTGGCCCCGTTGGACCGGTTGACGGTGGCGCCGGACCAACAGGCCGAGTTGATCGCCGCGCTGTCGGTGGTGCAGCGGGAGCAGCGTCGGAGGCGCTCCGTGGAGCGGGCGGATCGGGCGGGTCAGTGGGAGACGGAGCGCGGGCGCCCGGTGGCGGACCGCTGTGAGCGGGAGGCGGTGACGGGGTGA